In the genome of Tropicibacter oceani, one region contains:
- a CDS encoding GNAT family N-acetyltransferase, translating to MSLDTLQKQPLVETDRFDLRPLHLSDMGLLGHYAGDKRVAQMTASIPHPLPPGAIEAFVKRATAPDRDEMIWAIDGTKAEGPELMGVMSLKVMDKAQAELSYWVGPPFWNTGLASLAASAIVEANPLGNETLFASVFQDNPASARVLTNCGFEYIGDAEAYSVARGATVPTWTYINRLT from the coding sequence ATGAGCCTTGATACATTGCAAAAACAACCGCTTGTCGAAACCGACCGTTTCGATTTGCGCCCCCTGCACCTGTCGGACATGGGGCTGCTGGGCCATTACGCCGGCGACAAGCGGGTTGCGCAGATGACCGCGTCGATCCCGCATCCGCTGCCACCCGGCGCGATCGAGGCCTTTGTCAAACGGGCCACCGCACCGGACCGCGACGAAATGATCTGGGCCATCGACGGCACCAAGGCCGAGGGCCCGGAACTGATGGGCGTCATGTCCCTGAAGGTGATGGACAAGGCCCAGGCCGAGCTGAGCTATTGGGTCGGCCCGCCGTTCTGGAACACCGGCCTTGCCTCGCTTGCGGCCAGCGCCATCGTCGAGGCGAACCCGCTGGGCAACGAGACGCTGTTCGCCAGCGTCTTTCAGGACAACCCGGCCTCGGCGCGGGTGCTGACCAACTGCGGTTTCGAATATATCGGCGACGCCGAGGCGTATTCTGTCGCGCGCGGCGCCACCGTGCCAACCTGGACCTATATCAACCGTCTGACCTGA
- the rpmA gene encoding 50S ribosomal protein L27, with translation MAHKKAGGSSRNGRDSAGRRLGVKLYGGQAAIPGNIIVRQRGTKFWPGEGVGMGKDHTIFATVDGAVTFHKGLKGRTFISVLPAAEAAE, from the coding sequence ATGGCACATAAAAAAGCAGGCGGTTCCTCCCGCAACGGTCGCGACTCAGCCGGACGCCGTCTTGGCGTCAAGCTGTACGGCGGCCAGGCCGCAATCCCGGGCAACATCATCGTGCGTCAGCGCGGCACCAAGTTCTGGCCGGGCGAAGGCGTGGGTATGGGCAAGGATCACACCATCTTTGCAACCGTCGATGGCGCGGTGACCTTCCACAAGGGCCTCAAGGGCCGCACCTTTATTTCGGTTCTCCCGGCGGCGGAGGCCGCTGAGTAA
- a CDS encoding 50S ribosomal protein L21: MFAVLKTGGKQYKVQSGDTLRVEKLAADAGETVQFNEILMLGGDKVVVGAPLVAGAGVQAEVVDQIKGEKLIHFVKRRRKHGSQRTKGHRQKLTLIKITEILESGADKSGVKAAVGAGSVAGVAVAAAAASKPAKKAAAPKKAAAEAPAAEGTKPANLLTEARGGKADDLKKISGVGPKLEGLLHENGVFHFDQVAAWNAEEIAYMDDKLSFKGRIERDNWIEQAAKLAAEQE, translated from the coding sequence ATGTTCGCGGTACTTAAGACCGGCGGCAAACAGTACAAGGTTCAGTCGGGCGATACGCTCCGGGTGGAAAAGCTGGCCGCAGACGCGGGTGAAACCGTGCAATTCAACGAAATTCTCATGCTGGGTGGCGACAAGGTTGTTGTCGGCGCGCCGCTGGTTGCTGGCGCAGGCGTTCAGGCCGAAGTCGTCGACCAGATCAAGGGCGAAAAGCTGATCCACTTCGTCAAGCGTCGCCGTAAGCATGGCTCGCAGCGCACCAAGGGCCACCGCCAGAAGCTGACCCTGATCAAGATCACCGAGATCCTGGAATCGGGCGCAGACAAGTCGGGCGTCAAGGCCGCTGTTGGCGCAGGCTCGGTTGCCGGTGTGGCTGTTGCCGCTGCCGCTGCTTCCAAGCCCGCCAAGAAGGCCGCCGCGCCGAAAAAGGCCGCTGCCGAGGCGCCCGCCGCCGAAGGCACCAAGCCTGCCAACCTGCTGACCGAAGCCCGTGGTGGCAAGGCCGACGATCTCAAGAAGATCTCGGGCGTTGGTCCCAAGCTGGAAGGCCTGCTGCACGAAAACGGCGTCTTCCACTTTGATCAGGTCGCCGCTTGGAACGCAGAAGAGATCGCCTATATGGATGACAAGCTGTCGTTCAAGGGCCGCATCGAACGCGACAACTGGATTGAGCAGGCTGCAAAGCTTGCCGCAGAACAGGAGTAA
- a CDS encoding calcium-binding protein, with protein sequence MLASLIAGKTRYDGTNASDVLEFDDTQGQYVVLHDGDDLARLGAGDDVAEGLGGSDTIYGGSGDDFIDDESGSGNGSGDDFFFGGSGNDTIYGGHDNDSVDGGSGNDHLYGEEGNDSVWGDSGSDYIDGGSGDDSLRGEIGDDTLFGGDGADTLFGQWGNDYLGGGDGNDSLAGHIGDDTLVGGLGDDTLWGHDGADVLLGEDGKDTLSGGGGADYMDGGADDDDLRGGDDNDTLHGQNGNDTVYGGNGDDLVTTGSGNDWLSGGWGMDTLSGGGGDDFFLAGPEADLVYGWNGADTIDGHWGYDTLDGGANDDSITGHNGNDVIYAGTGNDFADGGRQDDLMFGDDGNDTLLGDKGEDSIYGGEGDDYAEGGLGNDLLQGEAGNDTVWAGWGDDTVHGGLGHDALNGDLGDDTLYGNDGDDVLNGGKGFDVLEGGAGNDTYVLAQDGSWDQIVGFEQGADMIDLRGSGITYEDLMITADEEGVVSISFDDEELARLDGVDASEFGEEDFMFG encoded by the coding sequence ATGCTGGCAAGCTTGATCGCGGGAAAGACGCGCTACGATGGAACGAACGCGAGCGATGTGCTCGAATTCGACGACACTCAGGGGCAGTATGTGGTCCTTCACGACGGTGATGACCTGGCCCGGCTGGGGGCTGGCGACGACGTGGCCGAAGGGCTTGGCGGCAGTGACACGATCTATGGCGGATCGGGCGATGATTTCATCGACGATGAATCCGGCTCCGGCAATGGTTCGGGCGATGACTTCTTCTTTGGCGGATCGGGCAATGACACGATCTATGGCGGTCATGACAATGACAGCGTCGATGGCGGCAGCGGCAACGACCACCTGTACGGCGAAGAGGGCAACGATTCCGTCTGGGGCGACAGCGGCAGCGACTACATCGACGGCGGCAGCGGCGACGACTCCCTGCGCGGCGAAATCGGCGACGACACGCTGTTTGGCGGTGATGGCGCCGACACGCTGTTCGGGCAATGGGGCAACGATTACCTTGGCGGTGGTGATGGCAACGATTCCCTTGCCGGTCACATCGGCGATGACACCCTTGTGGGCGGTCTGGGCGATGACACGCTTTGGGGCCATGACGGCGCCGATGTCCTGCTGGGCGAGGACGGCAAGGACACGCTGTCGGGTGGCGGCGGCGCTGACTACATGGACGGCGGCGCGGACGACGACGACCTGCGCGGCGGCGACGACAACGACACGCTGCACGGCCAGAACGGCAACGACACCGTCTATGGCGGCAACGGCGACGATCTTGTCACCACCGGGTCGGGCAATGACTGGCTCAGCGGTGGCTGGGGCATGGATACGCTGTCTGGCGGCGGCGGCGACGACTTTTTCCTGGCCGGACCCGAGGCCGACCTTGTCTATGGCTGGAACGGGGCCGACACCATCGACGGCCACTGGGGCTATGACACGCTGGACGGCGGCGCCAACGACGATTCGATCACCGGCCACAACGGCAACGACGTGATCTATGCCGGGACGGGCAATGATTTCGCTGACGGCGGCCGCCAGGATGACCTGATGTTCGGCGATGACGGCAACGACACCCTGCTGGGCGACAAGGGCGAGGATTCGATCTATGGCGGCGAGGGCGATGATTACGCCGAGGGTGGCCTTGGCAACGACCTGCTGCAGGGCGAGGCCGGCAATGACACCGTCTGGGCCGGCTGGGGCGACGATACGGTCCATGGCGGGCTGGGCCACGACGCGCTGAACGGCGATCTGGGCGACGACACGCTTTATGGCAACGACGGCGATGACGTGCTGAACGGCGGCAAGGGCTTTGACGTGCTCGAAGGCGGGGCAGGCAACGACACCTATGTGCTGGCGCAGGACGGATCCTGGGACCAGATCGTCGGGTTCGAACAGGGCGCCGACATGATCGACCTGCGTGGATCGGGCATCACCTACGAAGACCTGATGATCACCGCCGACGAAGAGGGCGTCGTCAGCATCAGCTTTGACGACGAGGAACTGGCCCGGCTGGACGGCGTCGATGCGTCGGAATTCGGCGAAGAGGATTTCATGTTCGGCTGA
- a CDS encoding calcium-binding protein, whose product MGYSYSSWGGCSYSSKYSYSSWGNHSSSSWGSNYSSWGSYSYGSWGSKSWDSWGKYSWSSKYSWGSKSCYSWGNTGTDGEDTVSSGEDTVAGGEDTVASLDDYITGTSAGEILDGGDGNDTLKAGEGADTLYGGAGDDELVGGDDADEAYGDSGSDTLYGEQGDDTLNGGDNGDALYGGTGNDLIQGGTGDDLLEGNEDDDTLMGWDGNDTMDGGTGNDSMTGGTGNDQMEGGDGDDTMDGQEDDDILHGGLGNDDIGGGTGDDTLYGDDGDDILNGGEGADVLEGGAGNDTYVLAKDGSSDQIVGFEQGADVIDLRDTGITYEDLMISTDDEGVTRISFDDEELARLDGTDAADFEESDFIFG is encoded by the coding sequence GTGGGTTATTCTTATTCTTCTTGGGGCGGCTGTAGCTACAGCAGCAAATATTCTTACTCGAGCTGGGGCAACCATTCCTCCTCCAGTTGGGGCAGCAACTATTCGAGCTGGGGCAGCTATTCCTATGGCAGCTGGGGCAGCAAATCCTGGGACAGCTGGGGCAAGTACAGCTGGAGCAGCAAATACAGCTGGGGTTCCAAAAGCTGCTATTCCTGGGGCAACACCGGCACCGATGGCGAAGACACCGTTTCCAGCGGCGAGGACACCGTCGCCGGGGGCGAGGACACCGTGGCATCGCTGGATGATTACATCACCGGCACCTCGGCGGGTGAAATCCTGGACGGCGGCGACGGCAATGACACGCTCAAGGCGGGCGAGGGCGCCGATACGCTTTATGGCGGCGCGGGCGATGATGAACTGGTCGGCGGCGATGACGCGGACGAAGCCTATGGCGACAGCGGCAGCGATACCCTGTACGGCGAGCAGGGCGACGACACCCTGAACGGCGGCGACAATGGCGATGCGCTTTATGGTGGCACCGGCAACGACCTGATCCAGGGCGGCACCGGCGATGACCTGCTGGAAGGCAACGAAGACGACGACACCCTGATGGGCTGGGACGGCAACGACACCATGGATGGTGGCACCGGCAACGATTCCATGACCGGCGGCACCGGCAACGACCAGATGGAAGGCGGCGACGGCGACGACACCATGGACGGGCAGGAAGACGACGACATCCTGCACGGCGGTCTTGGCAATGATGACATCGGCGGCGGCACCGGCGACGACACGCTGTATGGCGACGACGGGGACGACATCCTGAACGGCGGCGAAGGCGCGGACGTGCTGGAAGGCGGCGCCGGCAACGACACCTATGTTCTGGCCAAGGACGGCAGCTCGGACCAGATCGTCGGCTTTGAACAGGGCGCCGACGTGATCGACCTGCGCGACACCGGCATCACCTACGAAGACCTGATGATCAGCACCGACGACGAAGGTGTGACCCGCATCAGCTTTGATGACGAGGAACTGGCCCGGCTTGACGGCACCGATGCTGCCGACTTCGAGGAAAGCGATTTCATCTTCGGCTGA
- a CDS encoding DUF2059 domain-containing protein — MRSRLFACLISMTLAAPLAAAPVDDVMQAVRIDDMVDIMRDEGLLYGEELAFDMFGGPGNAQWNAMLSQIYDTEKMGQIVRDTFRASFGDAEAAPLLEFFESGQGERIVRLELDARKAMIDDDVEEAARASFQDLDGSDDRRLAQVETFVESNDLIEANVAGAMNASFQFYRGLVDGGAFAMTEQDILSDVWSQESDTRQDTREWLFAFLLLAYGPLEDGTLDDYIAMSVSPEGRALNQALFDGFNKMYDEISYALGLAVAQQMQGEDL, encoded by the coding sequence ATGCGCTCTCGACTGTTTGCCTGCCTGATTTCCATGACCCTTGCCGCCCCCCTGGCCGCGGCGCCGGTCGATGACGTGATGCAGGCGGTGCGCATCGACGACATGGTCGACATCATGCGCGACGAAGGCCTGCTGTACGGCGAGGAACTGGCCTTTGACATGTTCGGCGGCCCGGGCAACGCGCAGTGGAACGCCATGCTGTCGCAGATCTACGACACCGAGAAGATGGGCCAGATCGTGCGCGACACCTTTCGCGCCAGCTTTGGCGACGCCGAGGCCGCGCCGCTGCTGGAGTTCTTTGAAAGCGGGCAAGGCGAACGCATCGTGCGGCTGGAGCTGGATGCCCGCAAGGCGATGATCGACGATGACGTCGAAGAGGCCGCCCGGGCCAGTTTCCAAGATCTCGACGGCAGCGACGACCGCCGGCTGGCGCAGGTCGAAACCTTTGTCGAATCAAATGACCTGATCGAGGCCAACGTGGCGGGGGCGATGAATGCCTCGTTCCAGTTTTACCGCGGGCTGGTGGACGGCGGCGCCTTTGCCATGACCGAACAGGACATCCTGTCGGACGTGTGGTCCCAGGAAAGCGACACGCGGCAGGACACGCGCGAATGGCTGTTCGCCTTCCTGCTGCTGGCCTATGGCCCGCTCGAGGATGGGACGCTGGACGATTATATCGCAATGTCCGTCTCGCCCGAGGGGAGGGCGTTGAACCAGGCCCTGTTCGACGGGTTCAACAAGATGTACGACGAGATTTCCTATGCTCTGGGGCTGGCGGTTGCCCAGCAGATGCAGGGCGAAGACCTGTAA
- a CDS encoding phage tail protein, giving the protein MSEPYLGQVYLVGYNFATRGFALCQGQLLPIAQYSALFSLLGTFYGGDGRTNFGLPDMRGRTAIGFGDGPGLTSRNIGQKGGTETVTLTTAQIPAHSHTASLRAEGRNGNADDPGGNMIAKNAGGFRPQVPAEDVTLNPASVSVENAGGGQGHANMQPYIVMNYQIALAGVYPSRS; this is encoded by the coding sequence ATGTCAGAACCATACCTCGGTCAGGTCTATTTGGTCGGCTACAATTTTGCGACACGCGGTTTTGCCCTTTGTCAGGGTCAGCTGTTGCCGATCGCGCAGTACTCCGCGCTCTTCTCGCTTTTGGGGACGTTTTATGGCGGCGACGGCAGGACGAACTTTGGATTGCCGGACATGCGCGGACGGACCGCCATCGGCTTTGGCGATGGGCCTGGCCTGACGTCAAGGAACATCGGCCAAAAGGGCGGCACCGAAACCGTCACCCTGACCACCGCGCAGATCCCTGCGCATTCCCATACAGCCAGCCTGCGCGCCGAGGGGCGCAACGGCAATGCCGATGATCCCGGCGGCAACATGATTGCCAAGAACGCCGGCGGTTTCCGCCCACAGGTCCCGGCCGAGGACGTCACGCTGAACCCCGCTTCGGTCAGTGTCGAGAACGCCGGCGGCGGACAGGGCCATGCAAACATGCAGCCCTACATCGTGATGAACTACCAGATCGCCCTGGCGGGGGTCTACCCGTCGCGCAGCTGA
- a CDS encoding DUF6916 family protein codes for MSLFQQVTRRSALACQAAFLGLAAAPQAASALGRASQSCAAPAQDAVTHCLPARWTSATATELADFIGDRFRVTSERHGTVVLKLVALEPHASGPARPGQLPRREGVTALFESPDMGPLVAEQSGTYRVSHPRIGSADLYLSAAPRRDGRAYVELVLN; via the coding sequence ATGAGCCTTTTCCAACAAGTCACGCGCCGCAGCGCCCTGGCTTGCCAGGCGGCCTTTCTTGGTCTGGCGGCGGCGCCGCAGGCCGCCAGCGCGCTTGGCCGGGCCAGCCAGTCCTGCGCCGCGCCAGCGCAGGACGCGGTCACGCATTGCCTGCCCGCGCGATGGACCAGCGCCACCGCAACCGAGCTGGCCGATTTCATCGGCGACCGGTTCCGCGTCACCTCGGAACGCCATGGCACGGTTGTTCTGAAACTGGTGGCGTTGGAGCCCCATGCCTCGGGCCCTGCCCGGCCAGGGCAGCTGCCGCGCCGCGAAGGTGTGACCGCCCTGTTCGAAAGCCCCGACATGGGCCCGCTGGTGGCGGAGCAGTCGGGCACCTACCGCGTATCGCACCCCCGCATCGGCAGCGCCGATCTGTACCTGAGCGCCGCGCCGCGCCGCGATGGCCGGGCCTATGTCGAACTGGTGCTGAACTGA
- a CDS encoding phage tail protein — protein sequence MSEFYTGQIVLVGFNWAMRNFALCDGQLLEISSNSALFSLLGTAYGGNGVHNFALPDLRGRVPMHQGIGNGLSPRSVGQRAGQEHVTLNASEMPAHTHNARLMAEGRNGNADSPAGNMIANHSGGFRPNVPAEDVPMSPASVVSDTVGGNQPHDNMPPYLVMSYQICLYGAYPSRE from the coding sequence ATGTCCGAGTTCTACACTGGTCAGATTGTGTTGGTTGGTTTCAATTGGGCCATGCGTAACTTTGCGCTGTGCGATGGCCAGTTGCTGGAGATTTCGTCAAATTCTGCGCTGTTCTCCTTGCTCGGAACAGCCTACGGCGGCAATGGAGTACACAACTTTGCGCTGCCCGATCTGCGTGGCCGCGTGCCGATGCACCAGGGCATCGGCAATGGCCTGAGCCCTCGTAGTGTCGGTCAGCGTGCGGGACAGGAACATGTAACCCTGAACGCCAGCGAGATGCCGGCGCACACCCACAATGCCCGGCTGATGGCCGAAGGCCGCAATGGCAACGCCGATTCCCCCGCGGGCAACATGATCGCCAACCATTCGGGCGGCTTTCGCCCCAACGTCCCGGCCGAAGATGTCCCGATGAGCCCTGCTTCGGTCGTGTCGGACACCGTCGGTGGCAACCAGCCGCATGACAACATGCCCCCCTACCTGGTGATGAGCTACCAGATCTGCCTGTACGGGGCTTATCCGTCCCGCGAATGA
- a CDS encoding GNAT family N-acetyltransferase: MTFRPIQDSDRDFLFGLFASTREWEFQLTTWTEADKHDFLKSQFKAQDMSYRMNFLGAAFRIIQMDGVDIGRLYVDRPDTHMHIIDLTLAPEWCGRGIGSDILKALLNEAHGGKVPVRLSVEKQNPALNLYLRLGFRALSETATHYALEWRPQTGPREI, from the coding sequence GTGACCTTTCGTCCGATCCAGGACAGCGACCGCGACTTTCTGTTCGGGCTTTTCGCCAGCACCCGCGAATGGGAATTCCAGCTGACCACCTGGACCGAGGCCGACAAGCACGATTTCCTGAAAAGCCAGTTCAAAGCGCAGGACATGTCCTATCGGATGAATTTCCTGGGCGCGGCCTTTCGCATCATCCAGATGGACGGCGTCGACATCGGGCGCCTGTATGTCGATCGGCCCGACACCCACATGCATATCATCGACCTGACGCTGGCGCCGGAATGGTGCGGGCGCGGCATCGGGTCTGACATCCTCAAGGCACTGCTGAACGAGGCGCACGGCGGCAAGGTGCCGGTCCGGCTAAGCGTCGAAAAACAGAACCCGGCGTTGAACCTGTACCTGCGGCTGGGCTTTCGGGCGCTGTCGGAAACCGCGACGCATTACGCCCTGGAATGGCGCCCGCAGACCGGCCCGCGCGAAATCTGA
- a CDS encoding DUF6916 family protein, translating to MIDLAALTPQDFEPLVGKGFVVRGDEGALVLTLDNIKLLSEATIRDSHIEIDGKVLPPRRAFSLVLEGPREPLLDGCMHEVEIPGLGQAALFVSPFRQDQTCALYEINFS from the coding sequence ATGATCGACCTTGCAGCCCTGACACCGCAGGATTTCGAACCGCTGGTCGGAAAGGGCTTTGTCGTCCGGGGCGATGAGGGCGCGCTTGTCCTGACGCTGGACAATATCAAGCTGCTGTCCGAGGCGACGATCCGCGACAGCCACATCGAGATCGACGGCAAGGTCCTGCCGCCGCGCCGGGCCTTTTCGCTGGTGCTGGAAGGCCCGCGAGAGCCGCTTTTGGACGGCTGCATGCACGAGGTCGAGATCCCCGGCCTGGGGCAGGCCGCGCTGTTCGTGTCGCCCTTTCGCCAGGATCAGACCTGCGCGCTGTACGAGATCAACTTTAGCTAG
- a CDS encoding Hint domain-containing protein, protein MATFDFNDGLDSFSPTTVSFTDDSVNFTLSTSGNGGANNIFYNPDDVPENGLISLTDSSVNGPFTLVVNDPVNNKFAATGGNITLNLGSSTISGTWNVTFVHATNAGLNQVFNNVAEDAALSFATSAEFSAIRFTPTGSGNYITIDSLSASIVCYLEDTGIDTPKGRVAVQDLRPGDTILTADGNQTTVKWVGVQPVETRLTHPAKVNPICLRAGAIAPDVPQRDLFVSPDHAIEINGLLFNASALVNGGSIYRVARMPLEGFTYYHVETDHHEVILAEGCPSESYLDMPDRSSFVNGAERADAPMIEEMNLPRITAARLVPQDIQDQLAERARALEPARRAA, encoded by the coding sequence GTGGCAACATTCGACTTCAACGACGGCTTGGACAGCTTTAGCCCGACAACCGTGTCGTTTACCGATGACAGCGTCAACTTCACGCTCAGCACCTCGGGCAATGGCGGCGCGAACAACATCTTCTACAATCCCGACGACGTGCCGGAAAACGGATTGATTTCCTTGACGGATTCGTCGGTCAATGGCCCCTTTACGCTGGTAGTCAACGATCCGGTGAACAACAAGTTTGCCGCAACCGGCGGAAATATCACGCTGAACCTTGGTTCGAGCACCATCAGCGGGACATGGAATGTCACCTTTGTGCACGCCACCAATGCGGGTTTGAACCAGGTGTTCAACAACGTCGCAGAGGATGCGGCGCTCAGCTTTGCCACGTCGGCGGAATTTTCTGCCATCCGTTTCACGCCGACCGGGTCGGGCAACTACATCACCATCGACAGCCTGTCCGCCAGCATCGTCTGCTATCTGGAAGACACCGGCATCGACACGCCCAAGGGCCGCGTCGCCGTGCAGGATCTGCGCCCGGGCGATACGATCCTGACCGCCGATGGCAACCAGACCACTGTCAAATGGGTCGGTGTCCAGCCGGTCGAAACCCGCCTGACCCACCCCGCCAAGGTCAACCCGATCTGCCTGCGCGCCGGCGCCATCGCTCCCGACGTGCCGCAGCGCGACCTGTTTGTTTCGCCCGATCACGCCATTGAAATCAACGGCTTGCTGTTCAACGCCAGCGCGCTGGTCAATGGCGGCTCGATCTACCGGGTGGCCAGGATGCCGCTTGAGGGCTTTACCTATTACCACGTCGAAACCGACCACCACGAGGTGATCCTGGCCGAAGGCTGCCCTTCCGAAAGCTATCTGGACATGCCCGACCGCAGCAGTTTCGTGAACGGGGCCGAACGCGCCGATGCGCCGATGATCGAGGAAATGAACCTGCCCCGCATCACCGCCGCCCGGCTGGTGCCGCAGGACATCCAGGACCAGCTGGCCGAGCGCGCCAGAGCACTGGAACCGGCACGCCGCGCCGCCTGA
- a CDS encoding tetratricopeptide repeat-containing sulfotransferase family protein yields MTLSASEQQSADLDAVNADLQRIAQHQTAGRLAEAGAMLDNLLIRYPGHPRLLHLKGLNLAQTGKVADGLALLDAVIADSPDPVVLVDAGTLRAQSGDLPRALDSFQQAVEIAPNYALAHANLGAAQLLNQQFRAAIPHLQKALELDNRVLDVHLNLAQALIRVGNFDPAIDTLYKALAIDPKSAAAHSHLAAALFRRERHDSAEHHARRAIELAPDAAEPKLHLGNVLAAAGRMDEAVQLLLEIAGKPPTGATALSRLVHLRKTTEDSPELAILRQYQARLADLVPEYRSTLQFALGKAEDDLGNHAAAMEHYHKANAESRALHPYDIDAFRTRATRLEQLVTPDLITRCGGAGISDIAPIFIVGMPRSGTTLMDQMFSRHPDVQAGGELAASPRALRRNARIRAALEQEISPDDLTADDFARLGEDYIAGLHAEGLRAGYVSDKMPANYLYVGLLAMALPRARFLIMRRHPLDCLLSNYMQNFGQNQPFSTRFSDLAQVYRSFDRLARHWSALLPDRVREVPYEAVVAEPEARMREIIAFAGLDWSDAVLDHTRSSHQVNTASMAQVRQPIYGSAVARWRRYGPLLHDLAAELRDVLSDDELAACGVAPAA; encoded by the coding sequence ATGACCCTTTCTGCCTCTGAACAGCAATCCGCCGACCTTGATGCCGTGAACGCCGATCTTCAGCGCATCGCGCAGCATCAGACCGCCGGCCGCCTTGCCGAGGCGGGTGCCATGCTGGACAATTTGCTGATCCGCTACCCCGGCCACCCCCGGCTGCTGCATCTCAAGGGGTTGAACCTGGCGCAGACCGGCAAGGTGGCCGACGGCCTGGCCCTGCTGGACGCGGTGATCGCCGATAGCCCCGATCCGGTGGTGCTGGTCGATGCCGGAACGCTGCGGGCGCAAAGCGGCGATCTGCCCCGCGCCCTCGACAGCTTTCAACAGGCGGTCGAGATCGCGCCGAACTATGCGCTGGCCCATGCCAATCTGGGCGCGGCGCAGCTGCTGAACCAGCAATTCCGTGCCGCGATCCCGCATCTGCAAAAGGCGCTGGAACTGGACAACCGGGTGCTGGACGTGCACCTGAACCTGGCGCAGGCCCTGATCCGCGTCGGCAATTTTGATCCGGCCATCGACACGCTGTACAAGGCGCTGGCCATCGACCCCAAAAGCGCCGCCGCCCACAGCCACCTGGCCGCCGCCCTGTTCCGCCGCGAACGCCACGACAGTGCCGAACACCACGCCCGCCGCGCCATCGAACTGGCCCCCGACGCGGCCGAGCCAAAGCTGCATCTGGGCAATGTCCTGGCCGCCGCCGGCCGGATGGACGAGGCGGTTCAACTGCTGCTGGAGATCGCCGGCAAACCGCCCACCGGGGCGACCGCCCTGTCGCGGCTGGTGCATCTGCGCAAGACGACCGAGGACAGCCCCGAACTGGCCATTCTGCGCCAATACCAGGCCCGCCTTGCTGATCTGGTGCCCGAATACCGCAGCACCCTGCAATTCGCCCTTGGCAAGGCCGAGGACGACCTTGGCAACCATGCCGCCGCGATGGAGCATTACCACAAGGCCAATGCCGAAAGCCGCGCCTTGCATCCCTATGACATCGACGCCTTTCGCACCCGTGCCACGCGCCTGGAACAGCTGGTCACGCCCGACCTGATCACCCGCTGCGGCGGCGCGGGGATCAGTGATATCGCGCCGATCTTCATTGTCGGCATGCCGCGCTCTGGCACCACCTTGATGGACCAGATGTTTTCGCGCCATCCCGATGTGCAGGCGGGCGGCGAACTGGCTGCCTCGCCCCGGGCGCTGCGCCGCAACGCCCGCATCCGCGCCGCGCTCGAACAGGAAATCAGCCCGGATGATCTGACCGCTGACGATTTCGCCCGCCTGGGCGAGGATTACATCGCCGGGCTGCACGCCGAAGGGCTGCGGGCGGGCTATGTCTCGGACAAGATGCCGGCGAACTACCTTTATGTCGGGCTACTGGCCATGGCCCTGCCCCGCGCCAGGTTCCTGATCATGCGCCGCCACCCGCTGGATTGTCTGCTGTCCAACTACATGCAGAACTTTGGGCAGAACCAGCCCTTCAGCACGCGCTTTTCCGACCTGGCCCAGGTTTATCGCAGCTTTGACCGGCTGGCCCGGCACTGGAGCGCGCTGCTGCCCGACCGCGTGCGCGAAGTGCCTTACGAAGCCGTGGTGGCCGAGCCCGAGGCCCGCATGCGCGAGATCATCGCCTTTGCCGGGCTGGACTGGAGCGACGCGGTGCTGGATCACACCCGGTCTTCGCACCAGGTCAACACGGCCTCGATGGCGCAGGTGCGTCAGCCGATCTATGGCAGCGCCGTGGCGCGCTGGCGGCGCTATGGCCCGCTGCTGCACGACCTGGCCGCCGAATTGCGCGACGTGCTGAGCGACGACGAGCTGGCCGCCTGCGGCGTGGCCCCCGCCGCCTGA